The stretch of DNA TTTGGATTGTAACCCATTTCCTTATCAAGTTCTTTTGACCTTACTTGTTTTCAAGCATACTGGTTCATTTTATTCCTTAACAAACCATAATAACGCAAAACATGCAGTCCTCGCTGCAGAACATAATTCACTCTACACCTAAATGAATACAAAAGCGAGTAAGATCAACAAGAGCAACTAGAATCCAAAATCCTTGAAGAGAAGATCAACTTCATGTTGAATCATACAGTCCTCGCTGCAGAACATAATCCATCCATCAGGATATCATTCATCAATACGACAGCTACAATTGCCGCCTGTGCAGGGAGATCACCACGCGGCTTCGGCACCTCCGGCTACTGCAGTTGGAAATATCGGTGCCGATGCGTGTCCCAAATGCGGTCGTGGGCCTCTACACTACACTGTAGACAGCCCTCGTTGCTCAGCATTGGTCCACATGGAATATCCGGTGGAGCTCCGGGCGGCACGAGGCGAGGTGAAGCTCGGGAGACCACCCCCTGTCGTGCGCAGGCGCGAGAGGGGTGAGCTCGGGGCGACGCGGCTGGGGTGGAGCTCGGGTGGCACGGGGAGCTCAGAGTGGTGTCCAGCGGGACGGGGCGGAGCAGACGGGAGAGAATGAGGTTGAAGAAGAAGCTGACTTGTGGGGCCCACACATCAATGAGTGAAGGAAGCAGAGCAGTAGGGATATTTTTGGCTATACGGAATATGCATACACTACGTGGGTCTGCGAGTGGGTCCAAAAACATAAAAGACGGATAAAATGGTAAGATTCAAAGAAGAAAAGAATGGTAATAACAAGTTTCAaaataggtgaattgtaatggcatatctCATAACTCCAAAAATTGCAATGGCacatattaaaaaaaaacactctTGGAGAATGCTGAAGCTGAGGTTTGAGGTCCTCTATCCTCCGCCACTAGGGATGACAATGGCGCGGGTATCGAATCTAGCGGTTTCGGTTTCGGGGATGATCTCTCACTCATGATTTTCGGGTTCGGGGCCCCGAAACCTATCATGTTCGTGTTCGGATTTGGTTTTTCACCCATGGATAGCCAATGAATATCTGTTTCAAataaaaactcatgttttatagtACACTTGTTTATTTAAACTatcaattttattttatattgacttagaaaattatttactattcaTTGCCGCTTGTTGTTTATAGGTGTGAatgttatatatatcatttaTATATTTATAAGAAGTACTCGTTGCTCTTACTATATTATCTTATAAAATAGTTTTGAGTATCCAATCGGGTTCGAGTATCCGCGGTTCAGTTTTGGGGATAAATTTTTACCCGAAACGGTGTTCGATTCGGGTTCGGATTTTGGGTTTAAGGGGGTGTTTGGGAGAGCTCTGCTCCACCAAATTTGGCTCCACTCCGCCTTTTATTGTCGCTCCACTCCGCCTTTTATTTTCACACCACTcagctccactccactccacaaaATATtagctccactccaccaaaAACTAGGAGCTCCTCGAGAGGTGCTCCACCAAAATATGAAGCTGGTGGAGTTGGAGAATATTATCCACCTGCCATTGATTACACACTATCCATACTCTTTTATACAAACAAATAGAAAAAGTCAACAGTCTCAAagtgctccccgccgccgctgccacctcggggctctgctctgccgcccctcgccggggctcgccgctgctgccgggcctcgaggccgccgccgcctgggctcgCGGCTGCCAGGCGCCAGCCACCGCGGCTCGCGGCCTTCGCCCCAACCTGGAAGCAACGGCCGCCTCCAGGCCGCGGCCTACACGCCCTCCAGGCCGCCCACCGGGGCCCCTCCCACCGCGGCGCCTCCCGAAGGGCTGAAGTGGTCCCTCCCGCGGCGAGCAGAccacggcggcgctcgccggcccTGTCCAGGCGGTGACGCTGGCCTGCTGCAGGAGCTAGCGGCGCGAGGACGGCAAAGCGGGAGGCAGGGATGGGGCCGGTGAGCTCCGCCTGGACGGGGAGGCGGTGTGCCCTGCCGCCGCCTGGCCCCCCTCGTAACGACGCTCCGTCCGATTTCAGTCTAGATTAGGATAGAAAATGAGTAGGAAGAAGAAACCGACACACGGGACCCACGTGGAAGTGAGGTGAGAGGCGGCCGGGCCAACTCGACCCTAGTTGGGCTGTTCGGATATGTGTTGGGCTAGCAGGGTATAAAGAGTTGTGTCTAGTGGGCTGTTCGGATATCTGTTAGAATTGTACAGTGGAGTGCTCGGCCTGAATGTCCAGACACTCCACCTCCACCTGACCCAAACCCAACCCGTTGCCGTCCTTACCCGCCGCCACCGGTCACCGCTCCGTCCCaatggccgcccccgccgccgccgctcgccgcctacTGCGTCCGTCGTCCTCCGTCTCCGTATCCAACACTAGCCGGCTCCTCTCCACGGCTTCGCCGCCTCCTCACCGCAGCCCCTACACTAACTCACCCGTCGCCTTCGATTGGTCCGATGACGACGCCGACAACCCCACGATACCTCCACCGCCGTCCCCGGCAAAGAATCCCGAGCTGCCTCCCCCGTACGACCCCTTTAGCAAGAAGCCCGCCCTCTCTGAGCCTTCCGACCCCACCAATCTACAGGAGATCTTCCACCGGATGCGCaccgagggcctcaccgactaCGCCATCAAGATGTTCGATGGATTGTCCAAGGACGGGCTGACCCACGAGGCGCTCGCGCTCTTCGCGGTCATCAAGGACAAGGGCACCATGCCCGACGTCGTCGCACATACTGCCGTCCTCGAGGCCTACGTCAACGCCGGCCCCGCTCACTGGCGCGACGCCGTGCGCACCTACGACCGCATGCTCGCGAACggcgtcaagcccaacgcctaCACGCTTGCCGTGCTCGCCAGGGGGCTCGCGGCCAGCGACCGGTTCTCGGAGGCCGGGAGGTACCTGGTAGATATGCTCGACCGCGGGATGCGGCCGAATGTGGCGACGTACCTGGCCGTGTTCGAGGCGTACGTGAGGATGGAAAAGGTGGAGGAGGGGCAGCTGCTGCTGGAGACGATGAAGGGAAAGGGCTTCATGCCAGACGAGGAGGCGGTGCGCAGGGGCATGGTGAAGCGCGGGCATGTGTTCAGGGGTGTCATGAATTTACTCTTTGGCAAGTGATTGTGGTACGTGCTGCTTCCTCATGTTGGAAACGTTTCAGTCAAAGCGTTTGGTAATGATTCTTCAAGATTTCAGATGCAATGAAAGTATGATGCTAGCCTTTTGTTACCTTGCGAATAGTGTcttgagtttttttatttaattgcaATGCATATTATGCACTGTGGAGCTTGTTCTAATCAATCATCAGAATGTCGTGAGACAAGATCTAAATGATGAATGGAAAAATTTGCAATATCTCTTAATTTGTTCTTTGTTTTGTCATACCATTTTTCAGAGTAACTGTAACTGGCAATGATAAAGGCTGATCTTCTGGATTAAATTGTCCTACAGCCCCAATGCATTGCATCATTTGTCTTCTGGATATTTGCAGACTAGAACTTGACCCAAAAGGATGAAACAAATCAACATTTTTCCCGTCGCGCAGACCCTTTTTCTATAAAGCTTGCTGGCGTACACTGACATAGTTTTACCAAAGAAGCATGGGATGAATTCACTGCTATACCGCTTCAACCAATTGTATTCCAATTAATTTACCTTCTTTGTGATGTCATATCTAGCCCAGTTTGTGTCTTACACATAATTGCCATTGATGCATTTTGATACTGTTTTGGGCACTGTTTattggggagggaggaggaggtgggcgctTAGGCTTGCTTGAAGGCAAGAGGGAGGGAGAAGTTTGAAACCTAGAAAATAGAAGGGGCATAGACCTTTTCTTCTGCTTAACGAACcacgatgcatcccctcttttTATATAGAGGAAGGTGACTTAACCATAAGTATGTTATAGATGGGATCTTAGAGATGTGTTCTGATCTTTCCTAACTTGCATGAGTTGAACTTCCTAATTATTGATGAGTTAACTTGGGTGGCAAGGCGATAAGGGAGCTGGTGGTGTCATGAGGTGACGTGCTGCCTGCACAGTGCACACCCTTCCCCTGGTGGTAAATTGGGTGGGCCTAATTGGCCCGTAACAGGTGCTTGAAGTTTTGACTTTGGCTTTGCTCAATAATAAGTTTGGATATCTGTCACTTAGTTTAGACCTGTAGATTTGATTCACACAAGGATTGCAACATACATTGTATCCTAGTGCTGCGTACTGTTGCACAATATAAGTTTGAGATAAATGCATAGCGCAGCATTATGAAATATTTCAATTCCATTCTCAAGAAAGGTAATCATATAATGGTACAAGAATTTAGCCCACATTCTGGTGCGCAAATTGGATGTACTTGATCACAGAAAGAGGCTCTTTGACGTGGTGACGTGTGGAGTAAACAATTACTGTAACTGCCATTTGATGCTTCATCATTTTAGATTAATAAATATGTAATTTCCATGATTTAGTGAGCTTTCCGTTGAATCTAACATCATCATGTTCAAAAAGAACCAAAatgattattttttttctattctcAAAGACCATAAAAAGCAAGCAGGCTAGGCAATATTCAGAACTAAGAAATTATGGTTTAGGCCCACATGTGATGCACCGACCTGTATGAGTGAGAATGAAGCAGGGCCAAGTTGCGGACAATTTGTTACTGGTTTGTTAAGCTGCGGTAGTCGCTGTTTTATGTAACCAGTGATCTTTAGGGCAGTGAGAAATATGGGCTGGAATTCTTATTTTGGGCTTAGTTTGTCAGGTTTCTTAGTTGACCAACTTTAATAAATCAAATGGGATCAATGCTGAAAGCCATTTCTAGCTGTTAGCCTGTGGGATAAAGCTATACTGTTCTATACTTAGAATTTTGAAGCCTGTGTAGCGAGGTCACTGAGGCACTTATGTAGTCATGTGTGTTCTTATGATGTTGTGGAAGTAGAAGATAATTCATGCTTATTTCTAGGCATTATACTCTATTTATAAGTGTAAAACGAACAGATTGGAGAAACCCCTCATTTCAATTAAACAATAAAAAAGGGACTGGTTCTTGTGGCTTTAATTTTTTAGTATGTTGGGAACAGGGCACTGTACTGTTGCTGACAGGTAGGCTATTCAACCTCCCAAGTACTAAACCACCTGAGTTGAGTCTTAGGACCAGCTCAAGTGCTCTTGTCCTTTACTGAATGCCAACCCCTGGTCATGTTTTTGGAATAAGGTGAGGTTTTCTATGTACAGTGCTGTTGTTGATACAAAATGCTGAGAACTAAATTAGAAGCACAAGTCTGGCTTCCCAAACAAAAAACTAGGAATTATGTACGCTAAATTGGAACTAAATTTCCATGTGTTCATCCCAAACAGCAAAACTGGCTTTTAGTTTGTGTCCATGTAGGTAAAACCAGGAATTATGGGCAACAAAAGGTGAAAAGTAATATGTTTTAAGGAACATAATTTCCTGTTTAAACCCAAGTTCTGAAATAGTCAATTTATTATTTGTCCTGGGACCATATTGAGATTGTGCACATCTTGAGCTGTCTTTAAACAGTATATATATTTTATAGATATCAAAGGTAAAGGTAACTTTGCTTTTCATTGGCAGTTCTATTGCATTCTGTTTAACTCTACTCTTGAAATTGAAATGAAACCATAGTGTAGTAGTTTTGGTACATTCATAATTTGTTACAAAATTGTTCTGAGTTGCGGTTTCCGATATGGTATTATGACTCTTCTTGCTTGACAGGGAATTGGTCGAGCAATGCCATCCCAACTACTGCCTCCAGCAACCACTGGTCACGAAAAATCCCAAAATAGATGCTAGGCAAATATGAATCCACCGTTTGGTCCTTGAGGAGGCATGGATCATTGTTCATTATGACTGTTTCTGCTCGATACTGTCAAAATAAACTTGCCATTTTCTGCATATGCATCTGAAACACTTTCTGCTGACTTTTGTTTTAATTGCTATGAGGACAATGCGCCTGATTCTGCACATTGAAGGCAGAAGGAAATATTTGAATCTGGTAAGTGGTAACAAGAAGAGTATTTGATTGATTGGACGAACGAAGTTTCACCGTCTCCGGCAAA from Panicum virgatum strain AP13 chromosome 9K, P.virgatum_v5, whole genome shotgun sequence encodes:
- the LOC120650933 gene encoding pentatricopeptide repeat-containing protein At4g38150-like; amino-acid sequence: MAAPAAAARRLLRPSSSVSVSNTSRLLSTASPPPHRSPYTNSPVAFDWSDDDADNPTIPPPPSPAKNPELPPPYDPFSKKPALSEPSDPTNLQEIFHRMRTEGLTDYAIKMFDGLSKDGLTHEALALFAVIKDKGTMPDVVAHTAVLEAYVNAGPAHWRDAVRTYDRMLANGVKPNAYTLAVLARGLAASDRFSEAGRYLVDMLDRGMRPNVATYLAVFEAYVRMEKVEEGQLLLETMKGKGFMPDEEAVRRGMVKRGHVFRGVMNLLFGK